The following coding sequences are from one Paenibacillus stellifer window:
- a CDS encoding AraC family transcriptional regulator, whose protein sequence is MNMLEGMNQAMAYIEDRLTENIDYKEAARLALCTDYHFKRMFSFLSGIPLSEYIRRRRLTLAGFELQYNPARIIDIALKYGYQSPDAFAKAFQQFHGLAPSEARSKGQPLKAWPRMTFQLSIRGGSEMKYRIEEKEAFRIAGIYRRVPIVFSGVNPDIAEMWQSLDLPAIERLKSLSNTAPHGLISASTNFSEGRMEEKGELDHYIGVATEGEVPKDLAALEVPAGTWAVFEAVGTFPDALQNVWGRIYSEWFPASSYQQAEGPEMLWNESKDTSSPKYRSEIWIPVNTREGVE, encoded by the coding sequence ATGAATATGCTGGAAGGCATGAATCAAGCGATGGCTTATATCGAAGATCGGCTGACGGAGAACATTGACTACAAAGAGGCGGCCAGGCTTGCGCTGTGCACGGATTATCACTTCAAGCGGATGTTCAGCTTCTTGTCCGGGATTCCGCTCTCGGAATATATCCGCCGAAGACGCCTGACGCTCGCGGGATTCGAGCTTCAGTACAACCCGGCCCGAATCATTGATATTGCGCTGAAGTATGGGTATCAATCTCCGGATGCTTTTGCCAAAGCGTTCCAGCAGTTTCATGGTTTGGCGCCGTCAGAGGCCAGAAGCAAGGGGCAGCCGCTTAAAGCCTGGCCCCGAATGACATTTCAATTGAGTATCAGAGGAGGAAGCGAAATGAAGTATCGGATAGAGGAGAAGGAGGCCTTCCGCATTGCCGGGATCTATAGGAGAGTTCCCATCGTATTCAGCGGAGTGAATCCCGATATTGCGGAGATGTGGCAGAGCCTGGACCTGCCCGCCATAGAGAGGCTGAAATCTTTGTCAAACACTGCCCCGCATGGCCTGATCAGCGCCTCAACGAACTTCTCGGAAGGCCGGATGGAGGAGAAGGGCGAGCTGGATCATTATATCGGTGTTGCAACTGAAGGCGAAGTTCCCAAAGATTTAGCCGCGCTGGAGGTGCCTGCCGGAACGTGGGCGGTCTTCGAAGCGGTCGGCACGTTCCCGGATGCCCTGCAGAATGTCTGGGGAAGGATCTATTCGGAGTGGTTCCCGGCTTCCTCTTATCAGCAGGCGGAGGGACCGGAAATGCTGTGGAACGAAAGCAAGGATACATCTTCACCAAAATACCGAAGCGAGATATGGATTCCGGTAAATACAAGGGAAGGTGTGGAATAA
- a CDS encoding glycosyltransferase has protein sequence MTRIAYIGTYVPQKCGIATYTHHLRQSISQAKGWKGKDPVFTIKPGGSLIAYNDPDVYEVPKDKRAAYKKLAERLNGSDIGVVSLQHEFGIFGGEAGSYVLDLVENLDKPLAVTFHTVFEKPEEPYFSIQERIARRSDLILVMNRKAKEYLNRSFGIPLGKIQYVPHGTPSPLSGRREAYRKAMGWDGHKILMTFGLLGRGKGLETIIKSLPDVVREVPETLYTIVGQTHPEVRKAEGESYREELKTLVRDLGLENNVAMIDRYVEEDELAGLLSACDLYVTPYPGLQQITSGTLAYAVGLGRPVLSTPYAYAKDLLSDYPELLIQPGDIPSWSEGMRRILGDEDNLRQTEYSMAALGAPMNWPSVGRLHLDMFSSLAAPLLRAN, from the coding sequence ATGACTCGCATAGCTTATATCGGAACCTACGTGCCGCAAAAGTGCGGTATTGCCACGTACACTCACCATCTTCGGCAGAGTATCAGCCAGGCAAAAGGATGGAAAGGAAAAGATCCGGTCTTCACCATCAAACCGGGCGGCAGCTTGATCGCCTACAACGATCCGGATGTATATGAGGTCCCCAAGGACAAGCGGGCTGCTTACAAAAAGCTGGCCGAACGCCTGAACGGAAGCGATATCGGCGTTGTGTCGCTCCAGCATGAATTCGGCATTTTTGGAGGAGAAGCCGGTTCCTACGTCCTGGATCTCGTGGAGAATCTGGACAAGCCGCTTGCCGTAACCTTTCACACGGTGTTCGAGAAGCCGGAAGAACCTTATTTCAGTATTCAGGAAAGAATCGCCCGCAGAAGCGATCTTATACTCGTCATGAACCGGAAGGCGAAGGAATACCTGAACCGGTCTTTCGGCATTCCTCTAGGCAAAATTCAATATGTTCCTCACGGAACCCCTTCTCCGCTGTCCGGAAGACGGGAAGCATACCGAAAGGCAATGGGATGGGACGGACACAAGATCCTGATGACCTTTGGCCTTCTGGGCAGGGGAAAAGGGCTTGAAACGATCATTAAATCGCTTCCGGATGTCGTTCGCGAGGTTCCGGAGACGCTCTACACGATTGTGGGGCAGACCCATCCGGAAGTCCGAAAAGCGGAGGGAGAATCCTATCGCGAGGAGCTGAAGACTCTCGTCCGGGATTTGGGACTTGAGAACAATGTGGCTATGATCGACCGCTATGTTGAGGAAGACGAGCTGGCCGGACTGCTGTCTGCCTGTGACCTGTACGTCACTCCTTATCCGGGGCTTCAGCAGATTACGAGCGGAACGCTGGCTTATGCCGTTGGCCTCGGCCGGCCGGTGCTGAGTACGCCGTATGCCTACGCGAAGGATCTGCTGTCGGATTACCCGGAGCTGCTGATCCAGCCTGGAGACATCCCTTCATGGTCTGAAGGCATGCGCCGTATTCTGGGTGATGAAGACAATCTGCGGCAGACTGAGTACAGTATGGCTGCACTTGGCGCTCCGATGAACTGGCCTTCGGTCGGCCGTCTGCATCTGGATATGTTCAGCTCGCTGGCGGCGCCGCTGCTTCGGGCGAACTAA
- a CDS encoding MTP-1 family protein, with protein MLRVRRTGLTCDILLQDFHVKKMRVLDKQKLKFNSVDGRDVYNITAPFKDEGEWTIAGRVEERDSEESNIVFFNERNGVWTPMEDGPVFPMQDPFFSCIGGELVLGGVQTFTNPAVPGALLWRTVFYRGSSVRMLMPFFVGPDGMKDLRLVELNDGRIGVFTRPQGVKGGRGKIGFVIVRSLEELTVELIAEAPLLEEQFIETEWGGVNEARMLANGLIGVLGHIARFDKDGNRGYYPMVFALDPDTGAFTDIEVIAVRSNFDLGPAKRPDLTDVVFSGGLVRSDDGTAILYAGISDAEAHCLKIPDPFLRLEALDRSVITPVHI; from the coding sequence ATGCTGAGAGTCAGACGTACCGGATTGACTTGTGACATTCTGCTGCAGGATTTTCATGTCAAGAAAATGCGTGTGCTGGACAAGCAGAAGCTGAAGTTTAACAGTGTGGACGGAAGGGATGTGTATAACATCACCGCCCCTTTTAAGGATGAAGGAGAATGGACGATCGCGGGCAGAGTCGAGGAAAGAGACAGCGAGGAATCCAACATCGTCTTCTTCAACGAACGGAACGGAGTCTGGACGCCTATGGAAGACGGGCCCGTCTTCCCGATGCAGGACCCGTTCTTCAGCTGCATTGGAGGCGAGCTTGTGCTGGGCGGTGTGCAGACGTTCACGAACCCTGCGGTGCCTGGCGCTCTCCTGTGGCGGACCGTCTTCTACCGGGGATCATCTGTACGCATGCTCATGCCTTTCTTTGTCGGGCCGGACGGAATGAAGGATCTTCGTCTTGTTGAGCTGAACGATGGCCGGATCGGTGTCTTTACTCGTCCGCAGGGCGTGAAAGGGGGCCGCGGCAAGATCGGCTTCGTCATTGTTCGTTCTCTTGAAGAGCTGACGGTCGAGCTGATTGCGGAGGCTCCGCTTCTGGAGGAGCAGTTCATCGAGACCGAATGGGGCGGCGTCAATGAGGCGCGCATGCTCGCAAACGGGCTTATCGGCGTACTGGGGCATATTGCGAGATTCGATAAGGACGGTAATCGGGGTTACTATCCGATGGTCTTCGCGCTGGACCCGGATACTGGGGCCTTTACGGATATCGAGGTCATTGCGGTTCGGAGCAACTTCGATCTCGGACCCGCCAAGCGGCCCGATCTGACCGATGTTGTGTTCAGCGGCGGACTTGTCCGCAGCGATGACGGCACCGCAATTCTGTATGCGGGAATCAGCGATGCGGAGGCACACTGTCTGAAGATTCCGGACCCGTTCTTGCGGCTTGAGGCCCTTGACCGGTCTGTCATTACGCCTGTGCATATCTAG
- a CDS encoding MATE family efflux transporter translates to MSAKAVKAEIPSDGKSMNLARLTWPIFLEVFLFMLMGSVDTFMLSSVSDDAVSGVGAANQIITVAIIILEVIGNGAAIVVAQYLGSKKPAEAAQVTGNAITLNLTVGLVLSVVLLLLGKSILGILHVEGDILAYASSYLHIVGGAIFLQALINALAATIRTHGFTKETMAVSFLMNIIHVIGNYALIFGHFGLPALGVEGAAISTIGSRLICLLIFFWLLYRIMEVRVAWTYYVHLSKNFVLKILRIGIPAAMESLLYQTCQLVFTMYVTYLGAEAMATRQYALNISNYIYLFSMAVAVGTSIIVGHLIGAKRQNEAFSRVRSSVKGALLVTVLIDIIVILFREPLMGIFTDNPDIIRMGAQVLLLSLLLETGRTVNMIVIGSLRAAGDAKLPVYMGILSMVCMSLPVGYLFVFHLHLGLIGIWLAIALDEWTRAVIMLFRWRSRAWERYSLVDHEGAKAVPATATAAQ, encoded by the coding sequence ATGTCTGCTAAGGCGGTAAAAGCGGAGATTCCTTCGGACGGCAAATCGATGAATCTCGCGCGGCTTACATGGCCTATCTTTCTGGAAGTCTTTCTGTTTATGCTGATGGGTAGTGTCGATACATTTATGCTCAGTTCGGTATCCGACGATGCCGTTTCGGGTGTCGGCGCAGCCAACCAGATCATTACAGTCGCGATTATCATCCTTGAAGTCATTGGCAACGGGGCGGCAATCGTAGTGGCTCAGTATCTGGGTTCTAAAAAACCGGCTGAAGCCGCACAGGTGACGGGCAACGCTATTACGCTGAATTTGACCGTCGGTCTGGTGCTGAGCGTCGTGCTGCTTCTCCTCGGAAAAAGTATTTTGGGCATTCTGCATGTGGAAGGCGACATTCTGGCCTATGCCAGTTCATATTTGCATATCGTGGGCGGTGCCATTTTCCTTCAGGCGCTGATCAATGCGCTGGCCGCAACCATCCGGACCCACGGTTTTACCAAAGAGACCATGGCTGTCTCTTTTCTGATGAACATCATTCATGTGATCGGCAACTATGCACTTATTTTCGGCCATTTCGGCCTGCCGGCGCTGGGCGTGGAAGGTGCAGCAATCTCGACGATCGGCAGCCGGCTGATCTGTCTGCTTATCTTCTTCTGGCTGCTGTACCGGATCATGGAGGTCCGGGTCGCCTGGACGTATTATGTACATCTCTCGAAGAATTTTGTGCTCAAAATACTGCGGATCGGCATTCCGGCAGCGATGGAATCGCTCTTGTATCAAACATGCCAGCTCGTCTTCACGATGTATGTAACGTATTTGGGCGCGGAAGCGATGGCTACCCGCCAATATGCGCTCAATATTTCGAATTATATCTACCTGTTCAGCATGGCAGTCGCCGTAGGCACCTCCATTATTGTGGGGCATTTAATCGGCGCCAAGCGCCAGAATGAAGCATTCAGCCGGGTAAGATCCAGTGTGAAAGGCGCGCTGCTTGTAACGGTTCTGATCGACATCATCGTCATCCTGTTCCGCGAGCCGCTTATGGGAATCTTCACCGACAATCCGGACATTATCCGCATGGGCGCTCAGGTTCTGCTCCTCAGCCTTCTGCTCGAAACGGGCCGTACCGTCAATATGATCGTGATCGGTTCGCTCCGGGCCGCAGGGGACGCCAAGCTTCCGGTATATATGGGCATTTTGTCCATGGTCTGCATGAGCCTGCCTGTCGGTTATTTGTTCGTCTTCCACCTGCACTTGGGACTGATCGGCATATGGCTGGCTATCGCTCTGGATGAGTGGACCCGAGCGGTCATCATGCTGTTCCGCTGGAGAAGCCGGGCCTGGGAGCGGTACTCCCTCGTTGATCATGAAGGCGCCAAGGCCGTACCAGCCACCGCTACTGCAGCCCAATAA
- a CDS encoding polymer-forming cytoskeletal protein produces the protein MKVVKGFLVAGLAAALLSGCGSNNNNSASESAAPASSAAASTAPAASAAADATTTASIVNQGDAFKTAVSESGTWIIAVLNDLTVDGEVTVAGEFHDKNDTSKDIYRKIALYAQDADHNVTAQYTLTVPKLTVKSENLRIQGGTVKGDVFVEANGFNLFNNATIDGNLTFANADVQKTAKIEGKVTGTTSAQ, from the coding sequence ATGAAAGTAGTAAAAGGTTTTCTGGTAGCCGGACTTGCCGCAGCTCTTCTGTCCGGATGTGGATCGAACAACAATAACAGCGCTTCTGAGTCTGCCGCTCCTGCATCAAGTGCAGCAGCTTCGACTGCTCCTGCTGCATCCGCTGCAGCTGACGCAACGACAACTGCTTCCATCGTGAACCAGGGTGATGCTTTCAAGACAGCTGTAAGTGAAAGCGGAACATGGATCATCGCTGTTCTGAACGATCTGACAGTTGACGGTGAAGTTACCGTAGCTGGCGAATTCCATGACAAGAATGATACTTCCAAGGACATCTACCGCAAAATCGCGCTGTATGCACAAGATGCTGATCATAACGTAACGGCTCAGTACACACTGACTGTTCCGAAGCTGACGGTTAAGAGTGAGAACCTCCGCATTCAAGGCGGAACGGTTAAGGGCGACGTATTTGTAGAAGCTAACGGCTTCAACCTGTTCAACAACGCTACTATCGACGGCAACCTGACTTTCGCGAATGCTGATGTTCAGAAGACAGCCAAGATCGAAGGCAAAGTAACAGGAACAACTTCCGCACAATAA
- a CDS encoding class I SAM-dependent methyltransferase — protein MKIIIGAGNTTQMGWISTQEEQLNVLERSHFARDYSENSIEAMLAEHVWEHMTLEEGIAAARNCYDYLQPGGYIRCAVPDVNFRNEAYQRIVQVGGPGPVDHPAYSHKIVYDYASFSKVFEQAGFHVELLEYCDESGIFHYSYWNEQDGKIGRSFRFDTRNSRNSLGMVSIIIDAKKPLLISGY, from the coding sequence ATGAAGATCATCATTGGAGCGGGGAATACGACACAGATGGGCTGGATCAGCACACAAGAAGAGCAGCTTAACGTTTTGGAGCGCAGCCATTTTGCCAGAGATTATTCAGAGAACAGCATTGAGGCCATGCTGGCTGAGCATGTGTGGGAGCATATGACGCTTGAAGAGGGGATTGCGGCTGCCCGGAATTGTTATGATTACTTGCAGCCGGGCGGCTACATCCGCTGCGCTGTACCGGATGTCAATTTCCGGAATGAGGCATACCAGCGCATCGTTCAAGTCGGCGGCCCCGGCCCTGTGGACCATCCTGCATACTCCCACAAAATCGTATACGACTACGCCAGCTTCAGTAAGGTATTCGAACAGGCGGGTTTCCATGTGGAGCTGCTGGAGTACTGCGACGAATCGGGGATATTTCACTATAGCTACTGGAATGAGCAGGATGGAAAGATCGGACGCTCCTTCCGGTTCGATACGAGAAACAGCCGAAATTCGCTCGGAATGGTGTCGATTATCATCGATGCCAAGAAACCTCTTCTGATTTCAGGGTACTAA
- a CDS encoding nicotinate phosphoribosyltransferase translates to MTYPFPDDSLTLHTDKYQINMVETYWRDNIHNRKAVFEAYFRKLPFSNGYAVFAGLERVVRYLEQFRFSDSDLDYLKEDGYSDEFLAYLKGLSFTGTLASMREGELVFPNEPILRVEAPLAEAQLIETALLNIINYQTLIATKASRVKQVTGNALTMEFGTRRAQEMDAAIWGARAAYVGGFESTSNVRAGKLFGIPTVGTHAHAMVQAYSDDYTAFRKYAETHTDCVFLVDTYDTLKSGVPAAIRVASEMGDRISFKGIRLDSGDLAYLSKEARKLLDEAGFTDAKIYATNDLDEATILNLKMQGARIDVWGIGTKLITAYDQPALGAVYKLIAIEDENGKMKDTIKISANPEKITTPGLKRVYRIINKGSGKSEGDYIALAHERPQDEEHLKMFHPVHTYIAKFVANFEARELHKPIFESGKLVYELPPIQQIQSFARDNLNQLWDEYKRTLNAEEYPVDLSQECWNNKMAMIEEVKKKVVQKK, encoded by the coding sequence ATGACCTATCCTTTTCCCGATGACAGCCTGACACTTCATACCGATAAATATCAAATCAACATGGTAGAGACCTATTGGAGAGACAACATCCACAACCGCAAGGCTGTCTTCGAAGCCTATTTCCGCAAGCTGCCATTCAGCAACGGGTACGCCGTATTCGCCGGGCTGGAGCGGGTCGTGCGTTATCTGGAGCAGTTCCGTTTCTCGGACAGTGATTTGGACTATCTCAAAGAGGACGGGTACAGCGACGAATTCCTGGCTTATCTGAAAGGCCTTTCGTTCACCGGTACGCTGGCTTCCATGCGCGAAGGGGAACTGGTATTTCCTAACGAACCGATTCTGCGCGTGGAGGCGCCGCTGGCGGAGGCGCAGCTGATCGAGACCGCTCTTCTTAATATCATCAATTATCAGACGCTGATTGCCACCAAGGCTTCGCGGGTCAAACAGGTGACCGGAAACGCGCTGACAATGGAATTCGGAACCCGGAGAGCGCAGGAGATGGATGCCGCGATTTGGGGAGCGAGGGCGGCATACGTCGGCGGCTTCGAATCCACGTCCAATGTCCGCGCCGGCAAGCTGTTCGGCATCCCGACGGTAGGTACGCACGCCCATGCGATGGTGCAGGCTTATTCCGACGATTACACCGCATTCCGCAAATATGCGGAGACTCATACGGACTGCGTCTTCCTTGTCGATACTTATGATACGCTCAAATCGGGCGTTCCGGCTGCCATCCGTGTGGCTTCGGAGATGGGTGACAGGATATCGTTCAAAGGAATACGTCTGGACAGCGGAGACCTGGCCTATCTCTCGAAGGAAGCCCGCAAGCTGCTGGATGAAGCCGGATTTACGGATGCCAAAATATACGCTACCAACGATCTCGACGAAGCGACGATTCTGAACCTCAAAATGCAGGGTGCGCGGATCGACGTATGGGGAATCGGCACGAAGCTGATCACCGCTTACGACCAGCCGGCGCTCGGGGCCGTCTACAAGCTGATCGCGATCGAAGACGAGAACGGGAAGATGAAGGATACGATCAAAATCAGCGCCAACCCGGAGAAGATTACGACGCCCGGTCTTAAGAGAGTGTACCGTATCATCAACAAGGGCAGCGGCAAATCGGAAGGAGATTACATCGCGCTTGCCCATGAGCGTCCGCAGGACGAAGAGCATTTAAAGATGTTTCATCCTGTTCATACCTATATCGCCAAGTTCGTAGCGAACTTTGAAGCCCGCGAGCTGCACAAGCCGATCTTTGAGAGCGGGAAGCTGGTCTATGAGCTGCCGCCGATTCAACAGATTCAGTCATTCGCCAGGGACAATCTGAATCAGCTGTGGGATGAGTACAAGCGGACGCTGAATGCCGAGGAGTATCCGGTCGATCTCAGCCAGGAGTGCTGGAACAACAAAATGGCAATGATCGAGGAAGTGAAGAAGAAGGTCGTGCAGAAGAAATGA
- a CDS encoding cysteine hydrolase family protein, producing the protein MTEKQPKRALINIDYTVDFVADDGALTCGKPGQAIESRLVEITREFIDGGDLVVFAIDRHDPADLNHPENRLFPPHNIAGTKGRDLYGTLKNVYEENRSNPLVYYMDKTRYSAFTGTDLELRLRAAGIEEVHLVGVCTDICVLHTAVDAYNKGFRIIVYRDAVASFDAEGHLWALRHFPGSLGAEIR; encoded by the coding sequence ATGACGGAGAAGCAGCCAAAGAGAGCGCTGATTAACATCGACTATACGGTGGATTTTGTGGCGGATGACGGGGCATTGACCTGCGGCAAGCCGGGCCAGGCCATCGAATCGCGGCTGGTAGAGATTACACGGGAGTTTATCGACGGCGGTGACCTGGTCGTGTTCGCGATCGACCGGCACGATCCGGCGGATCTGAATCATCCGGAGAACCGGCTGTTCCCGCCGCATAATATCGCCGGTACGAAGGGAAGAGACCTGTACGGTACGCTAAAAAATGTGTACGAGGAGAACCGGAGCAATCCGCTGGTATATTACATGGACAAGACGCGGTACAGCGCGTTCACGGGTACCGATCTGGAGCTTCGGCTTCGGGCGGCGGGCATTGAGGAAGTGCATCTTGTGGGTGTCTGTACCGATATCTGTGTGCTGCACACGGCTGTGGACGCGTACAACAAGGGCTTTCGCATTATCGTGTACCGGGACGCGGTAGCCAGCTTCGACGCTGAAGGACATCTCTGGGCGCTGCGCCATTTTCCCGGGTCGCTCGGCGCAGAAATTCGATAA
- a CDS encoding NUDIX hydrolase — protein MSNEEALQQYDVKKYRTPDGYTADIAVFTILSTRDEEYKPPLMDLKMMLIRRSMLNSEGKPNIEAGKWALPGGFVAPDETAYQSALRELSEETGVEDIHLKHFGVYDTPGRDPRGWMITNAHYAIVPEHKLAGRQANDDADAVELFSVKDVFELDLAFDHETIIRDAIGVITRDLLQTTAAREFLPEEFTYSELQAVLKTVTDQPYVALDAAFARKIKSFPFIEKAGDKKTNRTSRRPTQLYHFVEAGFHHSIYSDRY, from the coding sequence ATGTCGAACGAAGAGGCTTTGCAGCAGTACGATGTGAAGAAGTACCGGACGCCAGACGGGTATACAGCGGATATTGCAGTATTCACGATTCTGTCCACACGGGACGAGGAATACAAGCCGCCGCTGATGGATTTGAAGATGATGCTGATCCGCCGGAGCATGCTGAACAGCGAAGGCAAGCCGAATATCGAGGCAGGCAAATGGGCGCTGCCCGGCGGGTTCGTGGCACCCGACGAAACGGCTTATCAATCGGCGCTCAGGGAACTGAGCGAGGAGACGGGCGTAGAGGACATTCACCTTAAGCATTTCGGCGTATACGATACACCGGGGAGAGACCCGCGCGGATGGATGATCACGAATGCGCATTACGCCATCGTTCCGGAGCACAAGCTCGCAGGGCGGCAGGCGAATGACGATGCCGACGCGGTTGAGCTTTTTTCCGTAAAAGACGTGTTTGAGCTTGATCTGGCTTTTGACCACGAGACGATTATCAGAGACGCGATCGGCGTCATAACCCGTGATCTGTTGCAGACAACGGCGGCCCGGGAGTTTCTGCCGGAGGAATTCACCTACTCGGAGCTTCAGGCCGTGCTGAAGACGGTAACGGATCAACCGTATGTCGCGCTGGATGCGGCTTTTGCCCGGAAGATCAAATCCTTTCCATTCATCGAGAAGGCGGGCGACAAGAAGACCAACCGGACCTCGCGGAGGCCGACGCAGCTGTACCATTTTGTGGAAGCCGGGTTTCACCATTCCATTTACAGCGACCGTTACTAA